From the genome of Methylocystis bryophila, one region includes:
- a CDS encoding sugar transferase, which translates to MSLTTTFEIRNNALLGSVARSPMLKRVVDIVGALGALTLFAPLFLLTAIAIRLESKGPVFFRQTRVGKNGAPFSMVKFRSMVVGADALHAKMQGATTSRHDIRYKNQNDPRITLTGRFIRRYSIDELPQFWNVLIGDMSLVGPRPALPSEVAKYAPSDRVRLRVKPGITCLWQIGGRANIDFVGQVALDRQYVRDQSIVLDLWILLRTPYAVLCGEGAY; encoded by the coding sequence ATGTCGCTCACCACCACCTTCGAGATCCGCAATAACGCGCTGCTTGGCAGCGTAGCCCGTTCGCCGATGTTGAAGCGGGTTGTCGACATCGTCGGCGCTCTTGGCGCGCTCACGCTGTTTGCACCCCTGTTCCTGCTGACGGCGATCGCCATCAGGCTGGAGTCGAAGGGTCCGGTCTTCTTCCGCCAAACGCGGGTCGGCAAGAACGGCGCTCCCTTCTCCATGGTGAAGTTCCGTTCGATGGTCGTCGGAGCCGATGCTCTGCATGCGAAGATGCAGGGCGCGACCACGTCCCGTCACGACATCCGCTACAAGAACCAAAACGACCCGCGCATCACGCTGACCGGCCGTTTCATCCGCAGATACTCGATCGACGAGCTTCCGCAATTCTGGAACGTGCTCATCGGCGACATGTCCCTCGTCGGTCCGCGTCCGGCGCTTCCGTCGGAAGTGGCGAAATATGCCCCGAGCGATCGCGTTCGACTGCGCGTGAAGCCAGGCATCACCTGCCTCTGGCAGATCGGAGGACGTGCGAATATCGACTTCGTCGGTCAGGTTGCGCTCGACCGCCAATATGTCCGAGATCAGTCGATCGTCCTCGATCTCTGGATCCTCCTGCGCACCCCCTATGCGGTGCTCTGCGGCGAGGGCGCGTATTAA
- a CDS encoding extracellular catalytic domain type 1 short-chain-length polyhydroxyalkanoate depolymerase, whose amino-acid sequence MKSIIPAMREATKLTLARDLVGATRILQQALNGSAPTEPAPAASASPPHLLEGAAPAARPKESADPARGARARKPLGEALDLLRTFKPPRVDLGGLPLARHPQPPVPNGAAYLTRSFSCAAGSRDYKLYAPSSLRENSPLVVMLHGCTQNADDFAVGTRMNQLAEEAGFIVLYPEQSRSANSSTCWNWFHRAHQSRGVGEPGIIASLTQSVVEEFGADPNRVFVAGLSAGGAMAVVLGETYPELYAAVGVHSGLAFGVAADVVSAFAAMRGPVNLTPNAASKTRAGATSAVRAIIFHGAEDTKVHPSNGGMIFSDARSGLAGRTQLIEEDAEQGGRKFRRTVMVDAKGHACVEHWEIEGLGHAWSGGDPKGSYADRHGPDASREMLRFFLKPTETACRARAST is encoded by the coding sequence ATGAAATCGATCATTCCCGCGATGCGGGAGGCGACCAAACTGACTCTCGCTCGCGATCTCGTCGGCGCCACGCGGATCCTTCAGCAGGCGCTGAACGGCTCCGCTCCCACAGAACCCGCGCCCGCGGCAAGCGCGTCGCCGCCACATTTGCTCGAGGGCGCCGCGCCCGCCGCCAGGCCTAAGGAAAGCGCCGATCCCGCGCGCGGCGCGCGCGCGCGCAAACCCTTGGGCGAGGCTCTCGACCTGCTGCGAACCTTCAAGCCGCCGCGCGTCGATCTTGGCGGACTGCCGCTGGCGAGACACCCGCAGCCTCCGGTGCCGAACGGCGCAGCCTATCTCACGCGTTCTTTTTCCTGCGCGGCGGGGTCGCGGGACTACAAGCTTTACGCGCCAAGCAGCTTGCGGGAGAACTCGCCGCTCGTCGTGATGCTGCACGGCTGCACGCAAAACGCCGACGACTTTGCCGTCGGCACGCGCATGAACCAGCTCGCGGAAGAAGCCGGCTTCATCGTTCTCTATCCGGAGCAGTCGCGGAGCGCCAACAGCTCCACGTGCTGGAACTGGTTCCATCGCGCGCATCAGAGCCGCGGCGTCGGGGAGCCGGGCATCATCGCGAGCCTCACGCAAAGCGTCGTGGAGGAATTCGGCGCCGACCCCAATCGGGTCTTCGTCGCGGGACTCTCGGCCGGCGGCGCCATGGCGGTGGTGCTTGGCGAGACCTATCCCGAGCTTTACGCCGCGGTGGGCGTTCACTCCGGCCTCGCCTTCGGCGTCGCCGCCGACGTCGTTTCAGCCTTCGCCGCGATGCGGGGACCCGTCAATCTCACGCCGAACGCCGCGTCGAAAACCCGCGCCGGCGCAACCAGCGCCGTGCGCGCGATCATTTTCCATGGCGCCGAGGATACGAAGGTTCACCCTTCCAACGGCGGCATGATCTTCTCCGACGCGCGCTCCGGCCTTGCCGGCCGGACGCAGCTCATCGAGGAGGATGCTGAACAGGGCGGGCGAAAATTCCGGCGCACCGTGATGGTCGATGCGAAAGGCCACGCCTGCGTCGAACATTGGGAGATCGAAGGACTCGGCCACGCCTGGTCGGGCGGCGATCCGAAAGGCTCCTACGCCGACCGCCACGGCCCCGACGCTTCGCGCGAAATGCTCCGCTTTTTTTTGAAGCCGACTGAAACGGCGTGTCGCGCTCGCGCTTCGACCTAA